DNA sequence from the Vanrija pseudolonga chromosome 7, complete sequence genome:
GTCGAGCTCCACGCGGGTGCTCCCCGCATCCGAGGCGGAGGTCACCACCTCTGGACCGAGCGGCTCCTCGAGGATGTTGACCCACTGCAGCTTGGCCACGCGGAGGCCAGTGAGCTCGAGCgtcccgcgcgcgcgcccgccctGGCTCTCAAACAGGCGCAACACGAGCGTCTTGGCGccccgctcgtcgtcgtcctcgccacgctTGATCGCCTCGAGGATGATGCTGTCGGCGTTTGGCCCGACGACCGCAAACGAGCTCGCGGCTGCGAGGGACGGTGCGGCGCCCGTCGTAGTCCGCACGTAGACGTCGTTGACGAAGCGCATCGCCTGCTTGTACGCCCCCGACTCCTGGAACCGCGCAGTGTGGGGCATGATACCAAAGCTGAACGCATGGTGCCCCTGGTCCtgctcggggtcgggggcCGTACAcgagcgcagcagcgacaggcGCATGACGCTCCCTTCGACGGCGTACCCGTACTTCCAGTCCGCGGCAAAGGTGACCCCATACCCCGGTTCGCTGAGGTCGGCAAACATGTGCCCGCAGACCTCAAACTTGGCCTGTGCGTCCGACGTGTTGCGGTGCGTcgggcgctcgacgagcccgaaCTGGTTGCCGTAGGTCGCGTTCGGGGCGTGGATGTCGACAGGGAGCGCGACtgggggtgtgtgagctgggTCAACGGCAGGGGCACTTACACTTGAGGAACTTgtgccgctcgcgccagtcggcgtcgacgtcgacacggatagtcgagcgcgacgacgcgccgggtagcgtggcgtcgagcgagaaCGTCAGCGCGACCACGCTCTTCCCAACGCTCGCCGTGGCCTTGaggctcgcgcgcagcggcccGCTCTCGATAACCTCGACGTGGTTGAGGACCAGCTCggtcgccgcgtcgaggtggtAGATCTCGACGTCCCACGCGTCATAGGCCGGCGGGAGGTCCTCGTACAGCATCAGCCCGccggacgacgcgcgcgcagaggggaggatgagctcgcggtcgagctggaCGTCGCGCAGGCTCGCGATGCGGCCGTTGGTGATCGTGAGCGAAAAGTCGGCATTGGAGAGGGTgtacgcgccgctgccgtgggccgtcgcggcgggcgggatGCTGTCGACAGCGACAAGGCCACCGACACCCGTGTCAGCCGTGCGCGCgaacgccagcgccgagccgtcAGACAACACCTGGCTCGggacgtcgagcaggtcgacgacgcccgcgctGAGGTGGACCACCTCTGTGCGTGCGAGCCTCGTTGGGTCGAGCACGAGTATGTCGGCGGCAGAgctggccggcgcgacgccgttcATCGCGGCCGACTGGGGCACGAgtgcgccgagcgcggcgtcaagcAGCGCGCGTACCTCCGCCTCCCGACGCGCGTAGATCTCCATCGCGTCCTCGTTGGCCATGGCGATCGACGTGCCAGGCAGCACGTCGTGGAACTGGTTGAGCAGCACGTCTTTCCAgatcgcgtcgagcgcggcacgGGGGTAGGCGTAGCCCTCTTCTGCGGCGTGGATCGACGCCAGGCTCGCGTAGTACTCTGTGTCGCGGAGCAGCCGCTCCATGACCCTGTTGCCGCGCTTGATGCCCGCTTGCGACGTGTAAGTGCCGCGATGGAGCTCAAAGTagagctcgccgcgccaggTGGGCAGGAGCGCGCCGTTATCCGTCTTGTGCCGGATCGTCTCGAAGAAGTCGAGCACGCGGCCCATCTTGATGCTCGGCATCTCGCGGTGTCGCGCCGCGATAGCCTTGTCGCGGCGCATCTTCTCGAGCATGAGCGCTGTTgggccgccaccgccgtcgccgttccCAAAGAGCATGAGGCACTG
Encoded proteins:
- the ams1_3 gene encoding Alpha-mannosidase, coding for MSSTYPVLTERVNHPLLPAITDRRLGLFVGGHYAAHNLSAALDRARLRGGDAVRMTLWSAPGQSKPTFDEAVAQLALSSRELHVGDELGPSWTNHWVRVDLAIPESFRDSGEPVIFEFDPNCEALIYNLDGHPLHGISGGPNSMKDGQPGTAEDRRVDHIVPREAVAAGHYSFYVELSINAMFGLGLNGFRHQQPDMNVHFRIDSADIVLARSEARSLYIDFKVLTQMARGPGTATSSLQRQALRAANDIMNVFKIAEGRENDDELDRVVAQCRAIAAGVIGRPNDEELVKDTARVGDDAQLWGIGHCHIDTAWLWRYTQTQQKIGRSWSSQVDLMNRYPEHQFAASSAQQFVWLKEYYPSLFDAVKGKVKAGQFHPVGGSWLEHDCMIPSGESLCRQYLYGQRYFTREFGVRAREAWLPDTFGYASQLPQILRLAGIDYFFTQKLCWNQMNPFPYSTFNWAALDGTQVLAHMTPVDNYNAQVDYDEIVKGASTNKNLGVTNQCLMLFGNGDGGGGPTALMLEKMRRDKAIAARHREMPSIKMGRVLDFFETIRHKTDNGALLPTWRGELYFELHRGTYTSQAGIKRGNRVMERLLRDTEYYASLASIHAAEEGYAYPRAALDAIWKDVLLNQFHDVLPGTSIAMANEDAMEIYARREAEVRALLDAALGALVPQSAAMNGVAPASSAADILVLDPTRLARTEVVHLSAGVVDLLDVPSQVLSDGSALAFARTADTGVGGLVAVDSIPPAATAHGSGAYTLSNADFSLTITNGRIASLRDVQLDRELILPSARASSGGLMLYEDLPPAYDAWDVEIYHLDAATELVLNHVEVIESGPLRASLKATASVGKSVVALTFSLDATLPGASSRSTIRVDVDADWRERHKFLKFALPVDIHAPNATYGNQFGLVERPTHRNTSDAQAKFEVCGHMFADLSEPGYGVTFAADWKYGYAVEGSVMRLSLLRSCTAPDPEQDQGHHAFSFGIMPHTARFQESGAYKQAMRFVNDVYVRTTTGAAPSLAAASSFAVVGPNADSIILEAIKRGEDDDERGAKTLVLRLFESQGGRARGTLELTGLRVAKLQWVNILEEPLGPEVVTSASDAGSTRVELDFRAFEIKTLHVYLD